Proteins from a genomic interval of Gossypium hirsutum isolate 1008001.06 chromosome A09, Gossypium_hirsutum_v2.1, whole genome shotgun sequence:
- the LOC107888984 gene encoding uncharacterized protein, which translates to MAMETLDDEKPEEEEVIDKENKEGSEKLNRSSFVSANTPSKICHTFPGNGRCQRLSFKTKAAGSVEGNVLDKESASISDKIDYGVVGIHHVGILCENLERSFQRCCEFKFKRRRM; encoded by the exons ATGGCGATGGAAACCCTAGATGACGAGAAACCGGAGGAAGAGGAGGTGAtagataaagaaaataaagagggaaGTGAAAAG TTGAATCGTTCAAGTTTCGTATCTGCAAATACACCCTCCAAAATTTGTCATACTTTTCCTGGAAATGGAAGATGTCAAAGGTTAAGTTTCAAGACCAAAGCTGCGGGTTCAGTTGAAGGAAATGTACTTGACAAAGAATCGGCTAGTATTAGTGACAAGATAG ATTATGGAGTTGTTGGTATTCACCATGTTGGAATTCTATGTGAAAACCTTGAAAGATCTTTTCAGAGATGCTGCGAGTTTAAATTTAAACGTAGAAGAATGTAG